AGGTGGTGACCTCGGCGTCCACGTCGCCGCTGACGGTGGCGAGGGAGACCGACGCCGGTTCGCCGCGCAGGACCAGCTCGCCGCTCACGGTCGAGATCGTGACGGAGCCCAGCAGGTCGCTCGCCGACACGTCGCAGCTGACGCTCTCGGCGTCCAGCGCGCAGCGACGCGGGACGCGCAGGGTGAGGCGGGTGGCGTCGGTCGAGCCCTTGAGGTTGCGCTTGTACTTCACCTCGATGGACAGCGCCTTGCGGTCGCCCTCGATCTCGACCTTCTCGACCTTGGCGTCCAGGTCGCCCTCGAGGCGGACCTCGTCGCGGTCCCAACCGGTGATCTCGAGGGTCCCGGCCAGGTTGCTGATCGAGACCGACGCGGCGGGGTCGACGGGACGCGATTCGTCGACCTTCCTGGTCTGGGCGCCGGCCGTGGTCGCGGCGAGCGCGAGGGCCAGGCCGAGCAGGGTGGCGGTCACGGTGCGGGTCTTCATGTCCTTCTCCTTCTCTACGATTGAGCCACGCGGCTCACGAGCCGCTGCATCAGGTCGAGCTTGCGGTGGTAACCGGCCGCGAGGCCGGGGGTCAGGGACG
This bacterium DNA region includes the following protein-coding sequences:
- a CDS encoding DUF4097 family beta strand repeat-containing protein, translating into MKTRTVTATLLGLALALAATTAGAQTRKVDESRPVDPAASVSISNLAGTLEITGWDRDEVRLEGDLDAKVEKVEIEGDRKALSIEVKYKRNLKGSTDATRLTLRVPRRCALDAESVSCDVSASDLLGSVTISTVSGELVLRGEPASVSLATVSGDVDAEVTTSRLGIDTVSGGIRARGKLEDLEIATVSGDVRVETGALRDFEYNAVSGQLILTADPTDGASWMIDAHSGSVVLRLPAKVDATFDISAFSGDIEDGYGHKAERTSKHAPGRELRFTEGKGGAHIEISVFSSDVKLVKR